Proteins encoded by one window of Streptacidiphilus sp. PB12-B1b:
- a CDS encoding nitrate/nitrite transporter, translated as MSADSAMPLVPAVSTPATALTAPTAPPTAPPAGQAPGPATAAPGGRGAWLAWGIGVSVYVLAVVHRTSLGVAGIAAAARFGIGPSALSTFAILQVLVYAGMQVPVGLLVDRFGPRRVLSCGLLLLTAGQLGFALTTDFGTALACRAVLGCGDAMTFVSVLRVGARWFPARRNPFIAQLTGLVGTVGNLVSTLVLSQVLHSAGWTPTFGCTALLGLGVLAVVLLFLRETPDSRPRAPLFRDPAHDPGRERQQAPARPPLLPQIRAAWREPGTRLGLWVHFTTAFPASAFLLLWGMPFLMQGQGESRATAAGLLSLIIVVSMGFALLFGQLMSRRPAARTPLVFSVVLGTGALWAAVLSWPGPHVPMWLLLVLVVVMGSNGPASLVGLDYARPVNPPERGGTVSGIVNMGGFVAAVLALFGIGLVLDLLTPGGGNGYTPHAFRLAFCVLYLPMALGLSQIVRLRPLAARREAELGLHRPRTRPAG; from the coding sequence ATGTCTGCCGACTCCGCCATGCCGCTGGTCCCTGCCGTCTCCACCCCCGCCACCGCCCTCACCGCCCCGACAGCGCCCCCGACCGCGCCCCCGGCCGGGCAGGCGCCCGGGCCCGCGACAGCCGCCCCCGGCGGACGCGGCGCCTGGCTCGCCTGGGGCATCGGCGTCAGCGTCTACGTCCTCGCCGTGGTCCACCGCACCAGCCTGGGCGTGGCCGGGATCGCCGCCGCCGCGCGCTTCGGCATCGGCCCGTCGGCGCTCTCCACCTTCGCCATCCTGCAGGTCCTGGTCTACGCCGGGATGCAGGTGCCGGTGGGCCTGCTGGTGGACCGCTTCGGCCCGCGCCGGGTGCTCAGCTGCGGGCTGCTGCTGCTCACCGCCGGACAGCTCGGCTTCGCCCTCACCACCGACTTCGGCACCGCCCTGGCCTGCCGCGCGGTGCTCGGCTGCGGCGACGCCATGACCTTCGTCAGCGTGCTGCGGGTGGGCGCGCGCTGGTTCCCGGCCCGGCGCAACCCGTTCATCGCGCAGCTCACCGGCCTGGTCGGCACGGTGGGCAACCTGGTCAGCACGCTGGTGCTGTCGCAGGTGCTGCACAGCGCCGGCTGGACCCCGACCTTCGGCTGCACCGCGCTGCTGGGCCTCGGCGTCCTGGCCGTGGTGCTGCTGTTCCTGCGGGAGACCCCGGACAGCCGCCCGCGCGCACCGCTGTTCCGCGACCCGGCCCACGACCCCGGCCGGGAGCGGCAGCAGGCCCCGGCCCGGCCGCCGCTGCTGCCGCAGATCCGGGCGGCCTGGCGGGAGCCGGGCACCCGGCTGGGGCTGTGGGTGCACTTCACCACGGCCTTCCCCGCCTCGGCCTTCCTGCTGCTCTGGGGCATGCCGTTCCTGATGCAGGGTCAGGGCGAGTCCCGGGCCACGGCCGCCGGGCTGCTCTCCCTGATCATCGTCGTCAGCATGGGATTCGCGCTGCTGTTCGGCCAGTTGATGTCACGCCGCCCGGCCGCCCGGACCCCGCTGGTGTTCTCGGTGGTGCTGGGCACCGGCGCGCTGTGGGCGGCAGTGCTCAGCTGGCCCGGGCCGCACGTGCCCATGTGGCTGCTGCTGGTGCTGGTGGTGGTCATGGGCAGCAACGGCCCGGCCTCCCTGGTCGGCCTGGACTACGCCCGGCCGGTCAACCCGCCCGAGCGCGGCGGCACCGTCTCCGGCATCGTCAACATGGGCGGCTTCGTCGCCGCCGTGCTGGCGCTGTTCGGCATCGGCCTGGTGCTGGACCTGCTCACCCCGGGCGGCGGCAACGGCTACACCCCGCACGCCTTCCGGCTGGCCTTCTGCGTGCTGTACCTGCCGATGGCGCTCGGGCTGAGCCAGATCGTCCGGCTGCGCCCGCTGGCCGCCCGCCGGGAGGCGGAGCTGGGCCTGCACCGGCCGCGCACCCGCCCGGCCGGCTGA
- a CDS encoding alpha-ketoacid dehydrogenase subunit beta — MAATQYTMVKALNEALRRSLDENPKTLVMGEDVGRLGGVFRVTDGLHKDFGESRVIDTPLAESGIVGTAIGLALRGYRPVVEIQFDGFVYPAFDQIVTQLAKMHARALGHIKLPVTIRIPFAGGIGAVEHHSESHEAYFAHTAGLKVVAPSNPVDAYWMLRQSIASDDPVIFLEPKRRYWDKAALDPNGAAEIGLHQARIAKPGRDLTLIAYGPMVKLCLEAAAAAAEDGQNLEVVDLRSLSPIDFDTVAESVARTGRAVVVHEAPVFMGLGAELAARITERCFYSLESPVLRVGGYFAPYPPSRVEDAFLPDLDRVLDAVDRALAF; from the coding sequence ATGGCCGCCACGCAGTACACGATGGTCAAGGCGCTGAACGAGGCGCTGCGGCGGTCCCTGGACGAGAACCCCAAGACGCTGGTCATGGGCGAGGACGTGGGCCGCCTGGGCGGGGTGTTCCGGGTCACCGACGGCCTGCACAAGGACTTCGGCGAGAGCCGGGTCATCGACACTCCGCTGGCGGAGTCCGGCATCGTCGGCACCGCGATCGGCCTGGCGCTGCGCGGCTACCGCCCGGTGGTGGAGATCCAGTTCGACGGGTTCGTCTACCCGGCGTTCGACCAGATCGTGACCCAGCTGGCGAAGATGCACGCCCGGGCGCTGGGCCACATCAAGCTGCCGGTCACCATCCGCATCCCGTTCGCGGGCGGCATCGGCGCGGTCGAGCACCACAGCGAGTCGCACGAGGCGTACTTCGCGCACACCGCCGGCCTGAAGGTGGTCGCGCCCTCCAACCCGGTGGACGCGTACTGGATGCTGCGGCAGTCCATCGCCTCCGACGACCCAGTGATCTTCCTGGAGCCCAAGCGGCGCTACTGGGACAAGGCCGCCCTGGACCCGAACGGCGCTGCGGAGATCGGGCTGCACCAGGCCCGGATCGCCAAGCCCGGCCGCGACCTGACGCTGATCGCCTACGGCCCGATGGTCAAGCTCTGTCTGGAGGCGGCCGCGGCGGCCGCCGAGGACGGGCAGAACCTGGAGGTCGTGGACCTGCGCTCGCTGTCCCCGATCGACTTCGACACCGTGGCCGAGTCGGTCGCCCGCACCGGGCGGGCCGTGGTCGTCCACGAGGCGCCGGTCTTCATGGGCCTGGGCGCGGAGCTGGCGGCGCGGATCACCGAGCGCTGCTTCTACTCGCTGGAGTCCCCGGTGCTGCGCGTCGGCGGCTACTTCGCCCCCTACCCGCCCTCGCGGGTCGAGGACGCCTTCCTGCCCGATCTCGACCGGGTGCTCGACGCTGTCGACCGCGCCCTGGCCTTCTGA
- a CDS encoding carbon-nitrogen family hydrolase has protein sequence MRASLLQIDVNPNESVDARRDRVAALVRAQTASDLVVLPELWNLGGFAYDLWSSGAETLDGPTAEAMAEAARSAGVWLHAGSIVERDPDGPLYNTSLLFSPSGELAHTYRKIHRFGFDSGEAAAMGPGTEISVAATDFATLGLATCYDLRFPELFRTLLDAGAEIFVVPAAWPARRREHWTLLARARAVEEQGYVLACNTAGTNGGVEQAGHSLVVDPWGTVLAEAGDGEEVITVDLDPGLVAKTRAEFPVLRDRLMGIAAPRR, from the coding sequence GTGCGCGCCTCACTGCTGCAGATCGACGTCAACCCGAACGAGTCCGTGGACGCCCGACGCGACCGCGTCGCGGCCCTGGTCCGCGCCCAGACCGCCAGCGACCTGGTGGTCCTGCCGGAGCTGTGGAACCTCGGCGGCTTCGCCTACGACCTGTGGTCGTCCGGGGCGGAGACCCTGGACGGCCCCACCGCCGAGGCGATGGCCGAGGCCGCCAGGAGCGCCGGCGTCTGGCTGCACGCGGGGTCCATCGTGGAACGCGACCCCGACGGGCCGCTCTACAACACCTCGCTGCTGTTCTCGCCCTCCGGCGAGCTGGCCCACACCTACCGGAAGATCCACCGCTTCGGCTTCGACAGCGGCGAGGCCGCCGCCATGGGCCCGGGCACCGAGATCTCGGTGGCCGCCACCGACTTCGCCACCCTGGGCCTGGCCACCTGCTACGACCTGCGCTTCCCGGAGCTGTTCCGGACGCTGCTGGACGCGGGCGCCGAGATCTTCGTCGTCCCCGCCGCCTGGCCGGCCCGGCGGCGCGAGCACTGGACGCTGCTGGCCCGCGCCCGGGCGGTCGAGGAGCAGGGCTACGTCCTGGCCTGCAACACCGCCGGGACCAACGGCGGCGTCGAGCAGGCCGGGCACAGCCTGGTGGTGGACCCGTGGGGCACGGTCCTGGCCGAGGCCGGGGACGGCGAGGAGGTCATCACCGTGGACCTCGATCCGGGCCTGGTGGCCAAGACCCGGGCGGAGTTCCCGGTGCTGCGGGACCGGCTGATGGGCATCGCCGCACCCCGGCGCTGA
- a CDS encoding serine protease yields MGHKRARKRGRSKAVAWSLATGIGLAAVLAASLSPAADAQVRQLIGTQAQPGRSAVTATGTGAAGGGSAVGAPTAVAPRRTATASASVSTESLQQFWTPARLAAAAASPVAAGPKGATPGRGSDLARTSSVGSDNTLGHSYDNARPSIGILVYADKNLTTHYCTASVVQSPGKNLIMTAAHCRPGYWVAFVPDYQAGARTQPYGIWSVKSVYTDSHYAATGTGTDYDYAFAKVAPDTRGRLLQNVTGGNVLTRTPTYSNWAGVTGYPETASAPADKAVTCWNWTTKLTGYTQMQFLCTGFYSGTSGSPWLIHLDSRTNTGDVIGLIGGLQYGGPNSWISYSPVFDNKIFYLYNYALSH; encoded by the coding sequence GTGGGACACAAGCGAGCACGCAAGCGGGGGCGCAGCAAGGCCGTCGCCTGGTCGCTGGCGACCGGGATCGGCCTGGCCGCCGTGCTGGCGGCCTCGCTCTCACCGGCGGCGGACGCCCAGGTCAGGCAGCTGATCGGGACGCAGGCGCAGCCCGGCCGGAGCGCCGTGACGGCCACCGGCACCGGCGCGGCCGGGGGCGGCTCCGCCGTCGGGGCCCCGACCGCGGTCGCGCCCCGGCGGACGGCCACCGCCTCCGCCTCGGTCTCCACCGAGAGCCTGCAGCAGTTCTGGACCCCGGCCCGGCTCGCCGCCGCGGCCGCCTCGCCCGTCGCCGCTGGCCCCAAGGGCGCCACCCCGGGCCGCGGCTCCGACCTGGCCCGGACCTCCTCGGTGGGCAGCGACAACACGCTGGGCCACTCGTACGACAACGCCCGCCCGTCGATCGGCATCCTGGTCTACGCCGACAAGAACCTCACCACCCACTACTGCACGGCGTCGGTGGTGCAGAGCCCCGGCAAGAACCTGATCATGACGGCGGCGCACTGCCGACCCGGCTACTGGGTGGCGTTCGTCCCCGACTACCAGGCGGGCGCGCGCACCCAGCCGTACGGGATCTGGTCGGTGAAGTCGGTCTACACCGACAGCCACTACGCGGCGACCGGCACCGGCACGGACTACGACTACGCCTTCGCCAAGGTCGCGCCGGACACCAGGGGGCGGCTGCTGCAGAACGTCACCGGCGGCAACGTGCTCACCCGCACCCCCACCTACAGCAACTGGGCCGGGGTCACCGGCTACCCGGAGACCGCCTCGGCGCCCGCCGACAAGGCCGTCACCTGCTGGAACTGGACGACAAAGCTGACCGGCTACACCCAGATGCAGTTCCTGTGCACCGGCTTCTACTCGGGCACCTCGGGCAGTCCGTGGCTGATCCACCTGGACTCCCGGACCAACACCGGGGACGTCATCGGCCTGATCGGCGGGCTGCAGTACGGCGGCCCCAACTCCTGGATCAGCTACAGCCCGGTCTTCGACAACAAGATCTTCTACCTGTACAACTACGCGCTCAGCCACTGA
- the dhaM gene encoding dihydroxyacetone kinase phosphoryl donor subunit DhaM, producing the protein MTDVGIVLVSHSRDLAQGLRTLMDQLAAGLVPIAVAGGTEDGGLGTSYELIAAAVAEADRGGGVLVVPDLGSSVLTARLVLADLEREDVLLVDAPFVEGAIAACVLASTGADLAAVAEAAREARGIPKF; encoded by the coding sequence ATGACTGATGTTGGCATCGTACTCGTCTCGCACAGCCGCGACCTGGCGCAAGGGCTGCGCACCCTGATGGACCAGCTGGCCGCCGGCCTGGTCCCGATCGCCGTCGCCGGGGGCACCGAGGACGGCGGGCTGGGCACCAGCTACGAGCTGATCGCCGCCGCCGTGGCCGAGGCGGACCGCGGCGGCGGTGTGCTGGTCGTACCGGACCTGGGCAGTTCCGTCCTCACCGCGCGGCTGGTCCTGGCGGACCTGGAGCGCGAGGACGTGCTGCTGGTGGACGCGCCGTTCGTGGAGGGGGCGATCGCGGCCTGCGTGCTGGCCTCGACCGGGGCGGACCTGGCGGCGGTTGCGGAGGCCGCACGCGAGGCCCGGGGCATCCCGAAGTTCTGA
- a CDS encoding M64 family metallopeptidase, with the protein MPPMRRPRNRAAAYLPAGVRALTRTRARPVALLSALLLGLVLPLGPAPLQPASAARPAAAGPRLGLVGSRQLVSNGSPANRISIVLLGDGYTAAELPRYRSQAAAVWRALTEVEPFRSYQRFFDVTRLDVVSPVSGLHPGSPLGMHFGCDGLPRLLCADDGAVDRYTGRSHGPGGRVYVVALANSDSYGGEGGNGLATLAAGSPEADQIVQHEFGHSVGGLGDEYDAAPPDPGFPNLATTDAADMLRQQVKWWRWLGAADPTGGTVGAYPGGNGLYRPTRDSIMRTLGGVYNLPSREALIESLYRQVRPIDRADPAPGVVSAPRELRVFPVPLVGARQLTVDWRVDSHRAPAAAVDGDRLDTARLGLGAGQWVEVTAAVQDGTPWLRDEAFRRDRMTATVSWAVRGR; encoded by the coding sequence ATGCCACCGATGCGCCGCCCGCGCAACCGGGCCGCCGCGTACCTGCCCGCCGGCGTCCGAGCCCTCACCCGCACCCGGGCCCGGCCGGTGGCGCTGCTGTCGGCGCTGCTGCTCGGGCTGGTGCTGCCGCTCGGGCCGGCGCCGCTGCAGCCCGCCTCGGCCGCGCGCCCGGCCGCGGCCGGGCCCCGGCTCGGCCTGGTCGGCAGCCGGCAGCTGGTCTCCAACGGCAGCCCGGCCAACCGGATCAGCATCGTCCTGCTCGGGGACGGCTACACCGCCGCCGAGCTGCCCCGCTACCGCAGCCAGGCGGCGGCGGTCTGGCGGGCGCTGACCGAGGTCGAGCCGTTCCGCAGCTACCAGCGGTTCTTCGACGTCACCCGGCTGGACGTGGTCTCGCCGGTGTCCGGGCTGCACCCCGGCTCCCCGCTGGGCATGCACTTCGGCTGCGACGGCCTGCCCCGGCTGCTGTGCGCGGACGACGGCGCGGTCGACCGCTACACCGGCCGCAGCCACGGCCCCGGCGGCCGGGTGTACGTGGTGGCGCTGGCCAACTCCGACTCGTACGGCGGCGAGGGCGGCAACGGGCTGGCCACGCTGGCGGCGGGCTCCCCGGAGGCGGACCAGATCGTGCAGCACGAGTTCGGCCACTCGGTCGGGGGCCTGGGCGACGAGTACGACGCCGCGCCGCCGGATCCGGGCTTTCCCAACCTGGCCACCACCGACGCCGCCGACATGCTGCGGCAGCAGGTGAAGTGGTGGCGCTGGCTGGGCGCGGCCGACCCGACCGGCGGCACGGTCGGGGCGTACCCCGGCGGCAACGGGCTGTACCGGCCCACCCGGGACTCGATCATGCGGACCCTGGGCGGGGTCTACAACCTGCCCTCCCGGGAGGCGCTGATCGAGTCGCTGTACCGCCAGGTCCGGCCGATCGACCGGGCCGACCCCGCGCCCGGGGTCGTCTCCGCCCCCCGTGAGCTGCGGGTCTTCCCGGTGCCGCTGGTCGGTGCGCGGCAGCTGACGGTGGACTGGCGGGTGGACAGCCACCGGGCGCCGGCCGCCGCGGTCGACGGCGACCGGCTCGACACCGCCCGGCTGGGGCTGGGCGCGGGCCAGTGGGTCGAGGTCACCGCGGCCGTGCAGGACGGCACGCCCTGGCTGCGGGACGAGGCGTTCCGCCGGGACCGGATGACCGCGACGGTCAGCTGGGCCGTCCGCGGCCGGTGA
- a CDS encoding maleylpyruvate isomerase family mycothiol-dependent enzyme, translating to MTDTQIVQAYADAWTQSIEAVSELVAPLTEGEWNRPTECPGWSVRDVVSHVIAMETELLGDPRPIHTLPRDLRHVVDEFTRYCEVPVDKRRCHTGPEMTAELEYTVIRRARALRDTRYGPTDEVRWPMGPYARDIPYHQLLRARVFDVWTHEQDLRRALRTPGGLDSAAAGVTRDYLVEMLPKAVAKLAGAPAGTTVVFDVSGAQEFMRTVRVDEHGRGSVDEQVPLAPAVRLTLDWETFARLACGRIAPAAAGVKVEGDEALARRILDNFAVTP from the coding sequence GTGACCGACACGCAGATAGTCCAGGCGTACGCCGACGCCTGGACCCAGTCCATCGAGGCCGTCTCCGAGTTGGTGGCACCGCTCACCGAGGGCGAGTGGAACCGCCCCACCGAGTGCCCCGGCTGGTCGGTACGTGACGTGGTCTCACATGTCATCGCCATGGAGACGGAGCTGCTGGGCGATCCGCGTCCGATCCACACCCTGCCGCGCGATCTGCGGCACGTCGTCGACGAGTTCACCCGCTACTGCGAGGTGCCGGTCGACAAGCGCCGCTGCCACACCGGGCCGGAGATGACGGCCGAGCTGGAGTACACGGTCATCCGCCGCGCCCGCGCCCTGCGCGACACCCGCTATGGGCCCACCGACGAGGTGCGCTGGCCGATGGGCCCGTACGCCCGCGACATCCCGTACCACCAGCTGCTGCGGGCCCGGGTGTTCGACGTCTGGACGCACGAGCAGGACCTGCGCCGGGCGCTGCGCACCCCGGGCGGCCTGGACTCGGCGGCGGCCGGGGTCACCCGCGACTACCTGGTGGAGATGCTGCCGAAGGCGGTCGCCAAGCTGGCCGGGGCACCGGCCGGGACGACCGTGGTCTTCGACGTCTCGGGCGCCCAGGAGTTCATGCGCACGGTGCGGGTGGACGAGCACGGCCGGGGCAGCGTGGACGAGCAGGTGCCGCTGGCCCCGGCGGTCCGGCTGACCCTGGACTGGGAGACCTTCGCCCGGCTGGCCTGCGGCCGGATCGCACCGGCCGCCGCGGGCGTCAAGGTCGAGGGGGACGAGGCGCTGGCGCGGCGCATCCTGGACAACTTCGCGGTCACTCCCTGA
- the dhaL gene encoding dihydroxyacetone kinase subunit DhaL, which produces MLDADGARAWVLALAEAVEQTCEQLTSLDAAIGDGDHGTNMRRGLRAVVEALDGFDAATPGEVLKKAGMTLISSVGGASGPLYGSAFRAMGKALDTPQADAGQLAGAFAAGLEAVQRLGAAQVGDKTMVDAWAPASAAFAAEAVRGPAAASATAARAAEEAALGTVPLQAHKGRASYLGERSIGHQDPGATSTALLFRTLADVLAGGPE; this is translated from the coding sequence CTGCTGGACGCCGACGGCGCCCGCGCCTGGGTGCTGGCCCTGGCCGAGGCCGTCGAGCAGACCTGCGAGCAGCTCACCTCGCTGGACGCGGCGATCGGCGACGGCGACCACGGCACCAACATGCGCCGGGGCCTGCGCGCCGTGGTCGAGGCGTTGGACGGCTTCGACGCGGCCACCCCCGGCGAGGTGCTGAAGAAGGCCGGGATGACGCTGATCTCCAGCGTCGGCGGCGCCTCCGGCCCGCTGTACGGCAGTGCCTTCCGGGCCATGGGCAAGGCCCTGGACACCCCGCAGGCCGACGCCGGGCAGCTGGCCGGGGCCTTCGCCGCCGGCCTGGAGGCGGTGCAGCGGCTGGGCGCGGCCCAGGTCGGCGACAAGACCATGGTGGACGCCTGGGCCCCGGCCTCGGCCGCCTTCGCCGCCGAGGCGGTGCGGGGCCCGGCCGCGGCCTCCGCCACCGCGGCGCGGGCGGCCGAGGAGGCCGCCCTCGGCACCGTGCCGCTGCAGGCCCACAAGGGCAGGGCCTCCTACCTGGGCGAGCGCAGCATCGGCCACCAGGACCCGGGCGCCACCTCGACGGCGCTGCTGTTCCGGACCCTGGCCGACGTCCTGGCCGGGGGCCCGGAGTAG
- the dhaK gene encoding dihydroxyacetone kinase subunit DhaK yields MKKLINSPDEVVADALVGVAAAHPSLRVDVKERVVSRAAQTRVGKVALVSGGGSGHEPLHGGFVGLGMLDAACPGEVFTSPVPGQMLTAAQRVDGGAGVVFVVKNYTGDVLNFQLAAELAEEEGVPVQTVLVDDDVAVQDSTYTAGRRGTGATLFVEKIAGAAAERGDSLAEVAALGRRVNAASRSFAVALTSCTTPAAGRPGFDLPEDEIEVGVGIHGEPGRSREKIRPAREIVADALAAILADQPLESGEEVIALVNGMGATPLLELYIVYGEVAALLSARGVRIARNLVGNYVTSLDMAGVSITLCRADAELLALWDAPVDTPALRWGV; encoded by the coding sequence GTGAAGAAGCTGATCAATTCCCCGGACGAGGTCGTCGCCGATGCCCTCGTCGGAGTAGCCGCAGCCCACCCCTCGTTGCGGGTGGACGTCAAGGAACGAGTGGTGTCCCGCGCGGCGCAGACCCGCGTGGGCAAGGTCGCCCTGGTCTCCGGCGGCGGCTCCGGCCACGAGCCGTTGCACGGCGGTTTCGTCGGCCTCGGCATGCTGGACGCCGCCTGCCCCGGCGAGGTCTTCACCTCGCCCGTGCCCGGGCAGATGCTGACCGCCGCGCAGCGCGTGGACGGCGGCGCCGGCGTCGTCTTCGTGGTCAAGAACTACACCGGTGACGTGCTGAACTTCCAGCTGGCCGCCGAGCTGGCCGAGGAGGAGGGCGTCCCGGTGCAGACGGTCCTGGTCGACGACGACGTCGCGGTCCAGGACTCCACCTACACGGCCGGACGGCGCGGCACCGGCGCCACGCTGTTCGTGGAGAAGATCGCGGGCGCCGCCGCCGAGCGCGGCGACAGCCTGGCCGAGGTCGCCGCCCTGGGCCGCCGGGTCAACGCCGCCTCCCGCTCCTTCGCGGTGGCGCTGACCTCCTGCACCACCCCGGCGGCCGGTCGGCCCGGCTTCGACCTGCCCGAGGACGAGATCGAGGTGGGCGTCGGCATCCACGGCGAGCCGGGCCGCAGCCGGGAGAAGATCCGCCCGGCCCGCGAGATCGTCGCCGACGCGCTGGCGGCGATCCTCGCCGACCAGCCGCTGGAGTCCGGCGAGGAGGTGATCGCCCTGGTCAACGGCATGGGCGCGACCCCGCTGCTGGAGCTGTACATCGTCTACGGCGAGGTGGCCGCGCTGCTGTCGGCGCGGGGCGTGCGGATCGCCCGGAATCTCGTCGGCAACTACGTGACCAGCCTGGACATGGCCGGGGTGTCGATCACCCTGTGCCGGGCCGATGCCGAGCTGCTGGCCCTGTGGGACGCCCCGGTGGACACCCCGGCCCTGCGCTGGGGGGTGTGA
- a CDS encoding dihydrolipoamide acetyltransferase family protein, whose amino-acid sequence MSTTKESVRQFKMPDVGEGLTEAEILKWFVQPGDKVEDGQVVCEVETAKAAVELPIPFDGVVRELFFSEGTTVDVGQVIISVAVTGGAAVEEPPAQAAPAAPAPAAETAETESEPARREVLVGYGPRTGAAQRRARKTAPAAAAAPAPVAPVAAAPAPVAAPAPQAAPAVVAEGARPLAKPPVRKLAKDLGVDLRTVTPTGPNGTITREDVHALVAAPAASAPVQAAAAPAVPTVAAAAPLAADHGDVRVPIKGVRKATAAAMVSSAFTAPHVTEWVQVDVTRTMKLVRKLKESGELGAGVRVSPLLLVAKALLTAIHRHPEVNAAWDEASQEIVHKRRVNLGIAAATPRGLIVPNIKDAGSKTLTELAVSLTDLIATAREGKTSPADMQGGTVTITNVGVFGVDSGTPILNPGEAAILAFGQVREMPWVHKGRVVPRQVTTLALSFDHRMVDGELGSKVLADTAAVLEQPKKLISWG is encoded by the coding sequence ATGAGCACCACCAAAGAGTCCGTACGCCAGTTCAAGATGCCCGACGTGGGCGAGGGACTGACCGAGGCCGAGATCCTCAAGTGGTTCGTCCAGCCGGGCGACAAGGTCGAGGACGGCCAGGTCGTCTGCGAGGTCGAGACCGCCAAGGCCGCCGTGGAGCTGCCGATCCCCTTCGACGGCGTGGTCCGCGAGCTGTTCTTCAGCGAGGGCACCACGGTCGACGTCGGCCAGGTCATCATCAGCGTCGCGGTGACCGGCGGCGCGGCCGTCGAGGAGCCGCCCGCCCAGGCCGCACCGGCCGCGCCCGCACCGGCCGCCGAGACCGCCGAGACCGAGTCCGAGCCCGCACGCCGGGAGGTGCTGGTCGGCTACGGCCCGCGTACCGGCGCGGCCCAGCGCCGCGCCCGCAAGACCGCGCCCGCAGCGGCGGCGGCCCCCGCCCCGGTCGCTCCGGTGGCAGCCGCCCCGGCCCCGGTCGCCGCACCGGCTCCGCAGGCCGCCCCGGCGGTCGTCGCGGAGGGCGCGCGTCCGCTGGCCAAGCCGCCGGTCCGCAAGCTCGCCAAGGACCTCGGGGTGGACCTGCGCACGGTCACCCCCACCGGCCCGAACGGCACCATCACCCGCGAGGACGTCCACGCGCTGGTCGCGGCCCCGGCCGCGTCCGCGCCGGTCCAGGCCGCCGCCGCACCGGCCGTCCCGACTGTGGCCGCCGCCGCGCCGCTGGCCGCCGACCACGGCGACGTCCGGGTGCCCATCAAGGGCGTCCGCAAGGCCACCGCCGCCGCGATGGTGTCCTCGGCGTTCACCGCGCCGCATGTCACCGAGTGGGTGCAGGTCGACGTCACGCGCACGATGAAGCTGGTCCGGAAGCTGAAGGAGTCCGGCGAGCTGGGCGCGGGCGTGCGGGTCAGCCCGCTGCTGCTGGTCGCCAAGGCCCTGCTGACCGCGATCCACCGCCACCCGGAGGTGAACGCGGCCTGGGACGAGGCCAGCCAGGAGATCGTGCACAAGCGCCGGGTCAACCTCGGCATCGCCGCCGCCACCCCGCGCGGGCTGATCGTCCCCAACATCAAGGACGCCGGCTCGAAGACCCTGACCGAGCTGGCGGTCTCGCTGACCGACCTGATCGCCACCGCCCGGGAGGGCAAGACCTCCCCGGCCGACATGCAGGGCGGCACGGTCACCATCACCAACGTCGGCGTCTTCGGCGTCGACTCGGGCACCCCGATCCTGAACCCGGGCGAGGCCGCCATCCTCGCGTTCGGCCAGGTCAGGGAGATGCCCTGGGTGCACAAGGGGCGGGTGGTGCCACGCCAGGTGACCACCCTGGCACTCTCCTTCGACCACCGCATGGTCGACGGCGAGCTGGGCTCCAAGGTCCTCGCCGACACCGCCGCCGTGCTGGAACAGCCCAAGAAGCTCATCAGCTGGGGCTGA